CCTTTTTTGACGCCGCTGTTGTACCTCCCCGGCCGGCACACAGCCATTGCCGGACATGTGCAACCAGCGCCGACGTGCCCGCTCGCCTTttacgacgacgtcgtccacccaaGACATGTCCGTAGGCAGATACACCCCGCCCCCTATCGACGTCGTTCATGGCGGTCACCACATATGTTAGGTGTTCGGTTAAATGCCACTGAGCTTATTTCTGAACATCATGCTATTTTTTAGATTACGAAGGATGGCGAGGTACTCGACCATGGAagatgagttgttgtgcgatgcgtgGTTAGCTGTATCCGTCGGTTTAATACGCAAGAGCAGAGGGGGACCTTTTGGCAGCAAGTGTGCGTGAATTGTTTCACGTGCGAAAGCACATTGCGCCCTACAACATGGACACCACCCATGATCGCAATGTGAGGTCGTTATCGTATCGATGATACATCATTCAGACCTTCGTCACCAAGTTTTGTGGTGCGATTGATATGCTGGAGGCAAGGTGGCTATTGCGCGCGACCGAGGAGAAGATTGTAAGTTTTGTTTCTTCTTACTCaacttgtttgcatgaatttcgtccggttaatgGATACCCGGCTTGAAATGTATGCGGGCAACGTTGAATGATCGGCTCCCACATCCGTGTTTATAGACTGGTGCTTTGTGGGAGCAAAAATTTAACCGGTGCCCTAATACTGTCACTGTAGTAGTAACACTTTTGTGACGTGTGGTTGGGTGGCTACATCATGGCAGCAACAGGCAAGCCGACCCACTCCGTCCCATGCCGTAGCAGGAGGCAGCCAACCCAAAAGCGGCGCCTCCTGGAGCCGTTTGGACCAGAGGAGGACCCCTGCCGCTGCCGCACCAATGATTTGGGATCACACAGCCGTTGTTCCGTCCCGTGAGGCGCGGCAACGGAATCCCGCAACGTGCCCGCCCGCCCTGGCTCTGGCTGGAGCCAGTGAGGACGACTCGTGATTTGTCGGCTTCGCTCGCCTGGATTTCTCTCCACTTTCCGGTGGCAGCCCAGCTCGTGCCTGCGATGTTTACGTGGTGAGGTGATGCTGCGGGCGGCTACCAGCTTGCGGGTGGGACGGCCTCCGGTGCTGCCTGCCTGCGCGGCtgtgagggcatctccagccgttggcctctTAGAAAGGGCAAAAAATCACCCCTGGAGGCGCACCGACGTTAAATCGCGCACCGGGGACGTAATGTCCCTCAGTCACAGTCCCTCATGgattttaaaatgtttaaattcgaTGCAAACACAACGCAAACACGTTCGAGTTCGTTTAAATTTAAATATattttacaaaaaaggaaaaactaccgcgggctaccccgccgtctccctcgctgcccgcctcgccgcccgcccacgcggttctacatgccgaggaggctgtagaaccgcgtgtagtcaccgccgtcgttgtcgtcgtcgtcgttgtcgccccgccgacgcctccgccgtccctgctgcatccctccctcggttggcgcggcgggttggacggtccgggggcatcgtcgtcgtcgtcgctgtcgaggagcacgacgccgtgctcgtcctcgcgcccacgcttgcgggcggcgatctcctccagggcccggtgctgccggaccatctcgtcgtggaggtagtcgtcccgcgcccaccgcagggctcctcgtcggagaagccacgtcgggctatctcctcgtactccgcggggaggccgggctccggcttgggctcgacgaggacgaagcggccggtgggggaggcgttgtcgccgatgcggacgccggatcTGCGGGTGCGGGCCCTGACAGGCgtgccctggggctccggcttgacggggcggaggtggaggcagggggagccgccggacgaggaggaggacccccggtctccatgcgcctcggggtccaggagcttccccgacggcgtgagaaggacgggggagcggggtactcgaggcgcgacgTGTTGCCGCCCtcaatgtactcgaggacggcctccaacttGCGCCCGGCACGCCCCACCACCAACGCCGGCCgacggcgttgagcctgccggagggctcgacgccgttggtggcctcgagctgctcggcgtgacggcgatggaaataaggctcccagagcgggctgtcggggacgtatcgtggcccctccctcgccgcacgcggcagggacgagcggatgcgtgcgatctccgcacgccgcgccgcgccggtgggtaccgggggcaccggcacgccgtcggcgctgatcctccacgccccgggcacccgcatgtccggcgggaccgggtactcgacctcgaaaaggaggcgagcctcgttctcgtgtagatggcggcggccgaagccgttcgccgccgcgccgtcgcctggaaagcgctcggccatgggtgtgatgaactggagacggcgagagagaggagagaggagagggaggaacgacgacggcgagagagtgcgagtcgccgagtgcgctggggtgcgtcttatataggccgaggcgccgTCCGTGTGCTAGCCGCTGTGAGTACGAGTGACGGGtgagggagggcgagggacgcgcgtcatccggtcttcactgcgccgcctgtgaggcatcaatggcgcaggctgaccggcgcggcagcgcgacagctttggcattgattcgtcgcgggaaacgaggcgatgaggacgatgaaGGGGCGAGAAGAGAGCCGTGTCCCTGACGCGGCGGGCCGCTGCTGTTTCGCGCCAAACCAGTTCGCCCCGGCACCcccgggcgcccccagcgcgccgggttcggccttggtccgccggcgctgttttcagccaagccggcgaaaatcgggctcctgggggcgcgactgggccgatttttcagCGCCGGCGCAAAAAAACGCCTGAGGATGCCTTCCTAGGACGCGCCTGGAGATGCCCTGACAtgcaaggggctgtttggttcccagCCACATCTTGTCATACTTTGCCATACCTAACCTTAGTCAAGTTTgatcaagttaggtaggtgtttggttctagccacacttaaggcaaggatttttttatgagcagtgaactcCACATGTCATATACACAAAAAATGTGACAAGATTATCTTAGGCAAGGCAAAATGCAACTAACAATTTGAGTAACTCAACTAAGGCAATTGTCACAAAAATTATATGGCAATATATGGTAAAGATAGTCTCAATTCAAACAGCCCCTGTCCGCCTTTCCACTTCTCACCGCATTATTATTTCACTACCCGGGCAGCGATGGTCCTCCCGCAAGCCCGGCACGCAGGGCAGGCAGGGGTGCTGATCGTCTGCGTAGCCCGTCGGACCGTAATGAAACGCGCCCGTGACGCTCTTCCTTGAGTTTTCATTTCTTTTCCGCAATTTCCAATGGGGGCAAGGGTTGCCAATCTCAGTCCAATTCACATGTTTCCTGGAAAGCCAAAGAAGAGCAGAATATATGTATTCCTtccgtttcataatgtagtgcttcctctatccctgTATTTCAACTTTGAtcgtaaatttaactatcaagaccggttgcggcgggagcaaaaattatatcagtgaattcgtattcgaaaagaGTTTTTAATTATGAAACTTTTTCTCCCTGCAGTCGGTCTCTTTATGGTCAAAGTTCAATCTCGAAAAGCGCGGGCGCattatattttgaaatggagggagtagtttattgTAGAGCATAGCATCCAGCAGACCACCAAGAGTTCCTAGCGCAGAGGATCCTGACGAGCAGGGAGCGACAGCTGTGCGTGGGCCGGCATGCACCAAGAATTTGCAGACCCGGCGGGCGGGCGGGGGAAGCAAAAGATAGTGGCCAAGGCTGTCCCGAGCCAGCCAGCCAGCCTGCCTGAATCCATGAACCCTGTTTCCGCGCCATGCTATCTACATGCAGTTATTATATTCTGTCAGTTGACCTTATCCTGCAGACCAGCACGTTGCCCCGCCCCGCCCCCCCTTCGTCGACCTCCTCCGCTCGCCATTTTCACCAATCTACCACGCCATTTCTTTAATTGCCCCCCTCACCCGTTTCTGCGTCGCGTCTTCCTGCGGCCTCATCCAGCCAGCCTTTAATGCCACACCTGCAACATCCACCACCTTCCTTCCCCCCTTTTCCTTTTACtcccatctcctctctctctccctcctctggttcCCCTTCGCCATTGCTGCCACAGGCTGGATTCTTCTCGAGCTTTGCTACGCGCGGTTGGTTCTTGCTTGCATTTTCCGGTCTCTACTTTCTAGCTTGAACAAATGCTCGTTACGGGTCGTCTTAATTTCGCTTCCTTCTTGCTTCTTTCCCTCTCTGATGGTTTCTTTGCTTGTTTCTTCAGGTTCTTTGCTTGACGAATGAGTGGATGGAGCTTCTGCTGCACAAAGAGGTCAGCTTTAATTTTCTTCTCAAATGGTCCTACGGCCACACTGAGATCAGACATCTTCCTTCCCTTCTTCCCTCTCCATTCTAGCATTCGGTCCTCAGATCGATGCATCTTACAGACAAGAAAAAAAGCGCGTGCGTGTCTGTCGGAGCAATTATTGTACGGGGCAGAAATCGTCCGTCCAAGGAgatttttcttttctctctcttgcGAGAACAGAGATGCTATGCTTTTGTAACACAAGAGAGATGTGTTGATTGTCTCGACGCAACAACAACCTAACTGTATCTAACCGCGTTACTACTGTCCTTCTTCAGGGAGAAGGATTCGTCTACAGTTGCTGATGCCTAGCAGTGCTCTACTCTGATGCGGTACAGCTCCAAATTTTAGCACACTGCCGCCATGGTTTCCACTGGTCTGAGTTTAGAGATGACGAAGAAGGTTCTTGGCCTGGCATTGTGGGTCTGGATTGCAATCGGTGTAGTCGCTCTCCTGGTGGCCATTCTGCTGATGATATGTATCTGGGCGGCGTCCCGTCGCAAGACAAAGAGAACCATGGAGAACTTGAGCCAGACACAGATCCCCATCTACTCCAAGGAGATCCCGGTAGACAGGGTGGGCGGTGGGCGCAGCCTTGCGCAAACGATGCATGAACGTGAGCAGCCTAGCTTCCCAACGCAGGACAAGCACGCCGTGAatcgggagccggggaagacagtgGGGCATATGGCACTGAGCAAGTCCTTGGATCATGATAACGTGAGCCAGGGAAGCTCAGTGTGCAATGTGGACCGGGTTGGTAGTGTGCATTCTGGTGAAGATGGCGGCTCGGGGCAAGGCAGGAAACCGTATTCTCCTGCGGCGTTCGTCTCCGCGTCGCCCCTCGTTGGCCTTCCCGAGTTCTCTCATCTTGGTTGGGGTCACTGGTTCACTCTGCGCGACCTTGAATTCGCCACCAATCGCTTCTCAAAGGAGAATGTGCTTGGAGAGGGTGGTTACGGAGTTGTGTATCGTGGCCGTCTGGTGAATGGAACCGAGGTTGCCATAAAGAAGATTTTTAACAACATGTAAGCTCACCTCACTTTCGGTGTTTTGCTAGTACTTTTCTTCTCTTTATACTTATTCCAATAATTGTGCTGTTGTGCATCTTCCTGGGATTTGCAGGGGGCAGGCGGAGAAGGAATTCAGAGTGGAGGTTGAAGCTATTGGCCATGTACGACATAAGAATTTGGTCCGTCTGCTGGGATACTGTGTTGAGGGAGTGAATAGGTATGTGAATTGCAGACACCACTCACCTGCTCAATGATTTCTTTCAGCCGCATACGCAGTTCAGTACAACAGGCAAAAATTAGGTCTGTTGTTAAGAAAAAAGCTTGTTGTCAAGTTAGTGTAAGGACTGGACTATCTAAAATGAGCCTTGGTAAAACGATGAGGGAACTGTGACTTCAATTCTTTTTGTTATGGTTTAGTGGTTTTTATATTAACTCATTTCCAGAAGCTAGCAACCAAACATTGCTACGTTTTTTGTagaaaaggaggaatacccccggcctctgcatctggacgatgcatacggccaattTATTAATTActaacacaagaccttacaaagtcatacaacagtaagaccaaagccaccatctcggcaacctctgtcgctactcctatctagctgatgaaggggcgctgatggtttgggcctaataccaaacagacctcgcagccaaacctaacatctaagacctgaggtcccaaccaggacgcctgccgggtatgggcacccaccagtccagcgtgctcctcaaccaggacacctgtcgggtatgaggccgccacaaCCACCTGCCAcctatccatcttcagagctgtactgctgcatcggccttgcccggtctcgctgccgccgacgccaccacgacgccagacaacgtcgacctcctgcgcgtgtccgtcaccacacatctgacgccaagcctccgctgctccatgccgccaagagccgccgccaagaatatgtagaaagaaacaccgctccaccgaaaGGGAGGCAGCACACCCCCACCCCTCACCTGCAGACCCTCCCATCCGATCCCAATGTCCTTGGCGTCGCCTCCAGGAAGGTTACGGTGCACGGGGAGCGCCGACGCCCGATCAGCATCGGATCTTGGGCTTTCACCCGGACATGGGTCGGAGTGGAGAGATGGCGTCCTCAACAGCGCCCCCAAGGACATAGGAGAGTAGTTTTCAATATGGCTACCCTGTCGGCCTGCTGCTCCAGGTGTACAATTTAGCAAAATGCAATGCAATTTACAACACGGAAAAGTAGAGATGGTGGGTTCAAGTGGGTTGAGTATGAATTTGATTTACCTAGAGAAATGCTCCACCTGATGCCATGTGTGGAAGAATGTGCATAGATAATTTGACGACTAGTGATTTCAGCAAAAACTAGTGAACTATTGTATAGCACTGGAGCATCATGAGTTATTTGTGTTGGCCTGGTATATGATGCTGCTCAGGGGCCATAAGTACCATACTTCTGTACACTTCCCTATTTAGTGACAGTTGATTGCCTTTTGTGTAATCTGTGATCATTTGCTTCCGAGACAAAAAAATTGGCACCACTTGCGTCATTGTGGGGTTTTATCTTTAGAATGCACCTCAGCAACAATATAACGGTGATTTCTTTTAACAGGATGTTGGTTTATGAGTTCGTGAACAATGGTAACTTAGAGCAGTGGCTTCATGGAGCTATGCGCCAGCATGGTGTTTTTACCTGGGATAATCGCATGAAGGTTGTTATAGGCACTGCAAAAGCGTAAGTTTCACCAGTTCCTGAGTCTGTAAGATACATATCCTTTCTGTTGTCTAAATTCATTTGATTGCAGACTTGCGTACCTTCATGAAGCTATAGAACCAAAAGTTGTACACCGGGATATAAAGTC
The Triticum dicoccoides isolate Atlit2015 ecotype Zavitan chromosome 3A, WEW_v2.0, whole genome shotgun sequence genome window above contains:
- the LOC119268454 gene encoding probable receptor-like protein kinase At2g42960, with amino-acid sequence MVSTGLSLEMTKKVLGLALWVWIAIGVVALLVAILLMICIWAASRRKTKRTMENLSQTQIPIYSKEIPVDRVGGGRSLAQTMHEREQPSFPTQDKHAVNREPGKTVGHMALSKSLDHDNVSQGSSVCNVDRVGSVHSGEDGGSGQGRKPYSPAAFVSASPLVGLPEFSHLGWGHWFTLRDLEFATNRFSKENVLGEGGYGVVYRGRLVNGTEVAIKKIFNNMGQAEKEFRVEVEAIGHVRHKNLVRLLGYCVEGVNRMLVYEFVNNGNLEQWLHGAMRQHGVFTWDNRMKVVIGTAKALAYLHEAIEPKVVHRDIKSSNILIDDEFNGKVSDFGLAKMLGSDKSHITTRVMGTFGYVAPEYANTGMLNEKSDVYSFGVLLLETVTGRDPVDYSRSSNEVNLVEWLKMMIANRRAEEVVDPILEVRPTIRALKRALLIALRCVDPDSEKRPKMGQVARMLESEEVPFREDRRNRRSRTGSMDIESITEGTNSAEFAIKVERTGSSRSDRSQT